One genomic region from Lysobacterales bacterium encodes:
- a CDS encoding penicillin-insensitive murein endopeptidase produces the protein MRGLLRRILLGGLLAASLPVLAEAPSRCFGTPAAGRLEGARKLPLSGVNFQSFSGLAASLGRTHTHSTVEAIVVEAYAELAARRPELRFVYGEASWPKGGRLAPHRTHQNGTSVDFFVPVRDARGRSLPVPTSPFTRFGYDLEFDDAGRLDDLRIDFEALAEHLYELHRAAQARGVGIRLVILDTRYLPLLERSERGRWARRTLSFMPRQAWVRHDEHYHIDFDIPCAR, from the coding sequence ATGCGGGGTCTGCTGAGGCGCATCCTGCTGGGAGGCTTGCTTGCCGCGTCGCTTCCGGTGCTGGCCGAGGCGCCCAGCCGCTGCTTTGGTACGCCTGCCGCGGGCCGGCTGGAAGGCGCGCGCAAGCTGCCGCTCAGCGGGGTGAACTTCCAGAGCTTCAGCGGCCTCGCCGCCAGCCTAGGCCGTACCCATACGCATTCCACCGTCGAAGCCATCGTGGTCGAGGCCTATGCCGAGCTGGCCGCCCGCCGCCCCGAGCTGCGCTTCGTCTACGGCGAGGCAAGCTGGCCGAAAGGCGGGCGACTGGCGCCGCACCGCACCCACCAGAACGGCACTTCGGTTGATTTCTTCGTGCCGGTCCGCGATGCCCGCGGCCGCAGCCTGCCCGTGCCGACCAGTCCGTTCACGCGCTTCGGCTACGACCTGGAGTTCGACGACGCGGGGCGCCTGGACGATCTGCGCATCGACTTCGAGGCCTTGGCGGAGCACCTCTACGAACTGCATCGCGCAGCGCAGGCGCGTGGGGTCGGCATCCGCCTGGTCATTCTCGACACCCGCTACCTGCCCCTTCTGGAGCGAAGCGAGCGCGGCCGCTGGGCGCGCCGTACCCTCAGCTTCATGCCGCGCCAGGCGTGGGTTCGCCACGACGAGCACTACCACATCGACTTCGACATTCCCTGCGCACGCTAG
- a CDS encoding beta-lactamase family protein — protein sequence MAQPLRRVLLLFLFLVGAQRAVAALPDLDAFDEHFRETLVEQGIPGGAYAVVGQGRVLRVQGHGLRAVDGTQPVDADTVFRLASVSKTFAGPLAVQLAQEGRIDLADSLAEQLPTLRFKRDALSQRLRVEDLLGQSTGLVPNAYDNLIDDGLALERILPRFRELDAICAPRSCYSYQNIAFAQVEPILARAGGAGYAELIERRLFRPLRMQRASFGLEALLAEPNHARPHRREAGRWIEAELKPGYYQLAPAAGINASARDLAQWLLAQMGAQPQVLAPSVVQAVTTPRVRTPRELKRRLWGQLLDEAHYGLGWRVYRIGDAPLNYHSGWVKGYVAEIAWSPRHQLGLALLLNAESPAIGRISTEFWAKVHGRPVPTP from the coding sequence ATGGCCCAGCCGCTGCGACGCGTCCTACTGCTGTTCCTTTTTCTGGTGGGCGCGCAGCGCGCGGTGGCGGCATTGCCGGATCTCGACGCTTTCGACGAGCACTTCCGCGAAACGCTGGTCGAGCAGGGGATACCCGGTGGCGCCTATGCGGTGGTCGGGCAGGGCCGCGTGCTGCGGGTGCAGGGCCATGGCCTGCGCGCGGTGGACGGCACGCAGCCGGTGGACGCCGACACCGTGTTCCGTCTGGCCTCGGTGTCCAAGACCTTCGCTGGGCCCTTGGCGGTGCAGCTGGCGCAGGAGGGGCGCATCGATCTGGCGGACTCGCTTGCGGAGCAGCTGCCGACGCTGCGCTTCAAGCGCGACGCTCTGAGCCAGCGCCTGCGCGTCGAAGACCTGCTCGGGCAGTCGACCGGGCTGGTGCCGAACGCCTACGACAACCTGATCGACGATGGACTGGCGCTGGAGCGCATCCTGCCGCGCTTCCGTGAGCTGGACGCCATCTGCGCGCCGCGCAGCTGCTACAGCTATCAGAACATCGCCTTCGCCCAGGTCGAACCGATCCTCGCTCGCGCCGGTGGCGCCGGCTATGCCGAGCTGATCGAGCGTCGCCTGTTCCGGCCGCTTCGCATGCAGCGCGCCAGCTTCGGCCTGGAGGCCCTGCTCGCCGAGCCCAACCACGCGCGTCCGCATCGCCGGGAGGCGGGCCGCTGGATCGAAGCCGAACTCAAACCTGGCTACTACCAGCTGGCACCCGCCGCAGGCATCAACGCCAGCGCCCGCGACCTCGCGCAGTGGCTGCTGGCGCAGATGGGTGCGCAGCCGCAGGTTCTCGCGCCGTCGGTGGTCCAAGCCGTGACCACGCCGCGGGTGCGCACGCCGCGCGAACTGAAGCGTCGCCTGTGGGGCCAGCTGTTGGACGAGGCTCACTACGGGCTCGGCTGGCGCGTGTATCGCATTGGCGACGCGCCGCTCAACTACCACAGCGGCTGGGTCAAGGGTTACGTGGCCGAGATCGCATGGTCGCCGCGGCATCAGCTCGGTCTGGCCCTGCTGCTGAACGCTGAAAGCCCGGCGATCGGCCGGATCAGCACCGAGTTCTGGGCCAAGGTGCACGGCCGGCCGGTGCCGACGCCGTGA
- a CDS encoding BamA/TamA family outer membrane protein — translation MRLLMASRVLCSLLLSCLPLLQASAADCPADGSLDPAALEAAGAVIGELRFLRRNVFDTELPEENKALFRAANRLHRLSRESTLRRPLLIEEGQPYRHRLLQESARLLRSTEYLREAELRPVACVDGRVTVEVETRDVWSLNPGIAGSRRGGESSFGIDLEESNLAGRGALLRLSRRGDADRNSTALRYRNDHELGRWRGVDVAYENNSDGRGFLVGVQKPFYALDAREAWGLRVDHLTQVESFYELGEEVSEYRQRNRDLDVWWGRSAGLLDGRVLRWSVGLRDQQRDFLPARDPELLGPVPEDRHLAGPWVGLEYIRDEWEVLRNYDQIDITEDALLGTRLSARLGRSEESLGADRDAWWLEGEGSRGWRFARGDLLRFSSHFGLRQEAGNTRNFSLTGDLRYYRQTGPRRLFFAELEGQYGHDLDLDNRVYLGGDTGLRGYPLRWVGGESSARLSIEQRYFTDWYPWRLFRVGGAVFADVGRVWGRDPLDRPNPGRLANVGMGLRLSNTRSAFARLIHIDIAVPLDSDPRLESVEFVLEARRAF, via the coding sequence ATGCGCCTGCTGATGGCCTCACGTGTGCTCTGCTCGCTGCTGCTCTCGTGCCTGCCCCTGCTGCAGGCCAGTGCGGCCGACTGTCCAGCCGATGGCAGTCTGGATCCGGCCGCGCTGGAAGCCGCGGGCGCGGTGATCGGTGAGCTGCGCTTCCTGCGCCGCAATGTGTTCGACACCGAGCTGCCGGAAGAGAACAAGGCGCTGTTCCGTGCGGCCAATCGCCTGCACCGGCTGAGTCGCGAGTCCACCCTGCGGCGGCCGCTGCTGATCGAAGAGGGGCAGCCGTACCGGCATCGTCTGCTGCAGGAATCGGCGCGTCTGCTGCGCTCCACCGAGTATCTGCGCGAGGCCGAGCTGCGGCCGGTGGCCTGCGTGGACGGGCGGGTCACGGTCGAAGTCGAGACCCGCGACGTGTGGTCGCTGAACCCCGGCATCGCCGGCAGCCGTCGCGGCGGAGAGTCGAGCTTCGGCATCGACCTGGAAGAGAGCAATCTCGCCGGCCGCGGCGCGCTGCTGCGGCTGTCCAGACGCGGCGACGCTGACCGCAACAGTACGGCGCTGCGCTATCGCAACGACCATGAGCTGGGGCGCTGGCGCGGGGTTGACGTCGCCTACGAGAACAACAGCGATGGCCGTGGTTTTCTGGTGGGAGTGCAGAAGCCCTTTTACGCCCTCGATGCCCGCGAGGCCTGGGGCCTGCGCGTGGATCACCTCACCCAGGTCGAGAGCTTCTACGAGCTGGGCGAGGAGGTCTCTGAGTACCGTCAGCGCAACCGCGATCTGGATGTCTGGTGGGGCCGCTCGGCCGGTCTGCTCGATGGACGCGTGCTGCGCTGGAGCGTGGGATTGCGCGACCAGCAGCGCGACTTCCTGCCGGCGCGCGACCCCGAGCTGCTCGGCCCGGTGCCGGAAGATCGCCATCTCGCGGGGCCTTGGGTGGGGCTTGAGTACATCCGCGACGAGTGGGAAGTGCTGCGCAACTACGATCAGATCGACATTACCGAGGACGCGCTGCTGGGCACTCGCCTCAGCGCGCGTCTCGGCCGCTCGGAGGAGTCGTTGGGGGCGGATCGTGATGCCTGGTGGCTGGAGGGCGAGGGCAGCCGGGGCTGGCGCTTCGCGCGCGGCGACCTGCTGCGGTTCTCCAGCCACTTCGGCCTGCGCCAGGAGGCGGGGAACACCCGCAACTTCAGCCTCACCGGCGACCTGCGCTACTACCGTCAGACCGGGCCGCGCCGACTCTTCTTTGCCGAGCTTGAGGGCCAGTACGGACACGATCTGGACCTCGATAACCGGGTCTATCTGGGCGGCGATACGGGTCTGCGCGGCTACCCGCTGCGCTGGGTGGGTGGCGAGAGTTCTGCGCGGCTCAGCATCGAGCAGCGTTACTTCACCGACTGGTATCCCTGGCGGCTGTTCCGCGTCGGCGGTGCGGTGTTCGCCGACGTCGGTCGCGTCTGGGGCCGCGACCCGCTGGATCGGCCCAATCCGGGGCGCCTTGCCAATGTCGGCATGGGCCTGCGCCTGTCCAACACCCGCAGCGCCTTCGCGCGCCTGATCCACATCGACATCGCGGTGCCGCTCGACAGCGATCCGCGCTTGGAGAGCGTGGAGTTCGTGCTGGAGGCGCGCCGGGCGTTCTGA
- a CDS encoding OsmC family protein has protein sequence MSETQSFSITVEQEQDYVFRVRFEGTEIPDLMTDEPEPLGGGSGPNPSRMLVAAVANCMGASLLFALRKYKNAPGPVQVKAIATMGRNEAGRMRVARVDAQILLPEMAGSYQQLERILQQFEQFCVVTESVRAGVAVEVSVVDAAGALLHGPGLPAA, from the coding sequence ATGAGCGAAACCCAGAGCTTCAGCATCACCGTCGAGCAGGAGCAGGACTACGTCTTCCGCGTGCGTTTCGAGGGCACCGAGATCCCCGACCTGATGACCGACGAGCCCGAGCCTTTGGGCGGCGGCAGCGGCCCGAACCCCTCGCGCATGCTGGTCGCGGCAGTCGCCAACTGCATGGGCGCGAGCCTTCTGTTCGCGCTGCGCAAGTACAAGAATGCCCCGGGGCCTGTCCAGGTGAAGGCGATCGCCACAATGGGCCGCAACGAGGCCGGCCGCATGCGCGTGGCCCGCGTGGATGCGCAGATCCTGCTGCCGGAAATGGCCGGCAGCTACCAGCAGTTGGAGCGCATCCTCCAGCAGTTCGAGCAGTTCTGCGTAGTCACCGAAAGCGTGCGCGCCGGCGTTGCCGTGGAGGTCAGCGTGGTCGATGCCGCCGGCGCGCTGCTGCATGGGCCGGGGCTGCCTGCGGCGTAA
- the trxC gene encoding thioredoxin TrxC yields the protein MSDDSIILACPHCHGLNRVPQARLYDGPNCGRCGGAIFAGRPFDLTGESFEAHAGRAQLPVLVDFWAPWCGPCRLMAPAFAQAAQQLEPQFHLAKVDTEAQPALGQHFGIRSIPTLVLFHHGNEVARQSGALNAAGIVQFARSAFMQYAQGQ from the coding sequence ATGAGTGACGACAGCATCATCCTGGCCTGCCCGCACTGCCATGGCCTGAACCGGGTGCCGCAGGCGCGCCTGTACGACGGCCCCAACTGCGGGCGCTGCGGCGGCGCGATCTTCGCCGGTCGGCCCTTCGACCTCACAGGCGAGAGCTTCGAGGCCCATGCCGGGCGCGCCCAGCTGCCGGTGCTGGTCGACTTCTGGGCGCCCTGGTGCGGGCCCTGCCGACTGATGGCGCCCGCGTTCGCGCAGGCGGCGCAGCAGCTGGAGCCGCAGTTTCATCTGGCCAAGGTCGACACCGAGGCGCAGCCGGCGCTGGGCCAGCACTTCGGCATCCGCAGCATTCCCACCCTGGTGCTGTTCCATCACGGCAACGAGGTCGCCCGCCAGTCGGGAGCGCTGAATGCTGCAGGCATCGTCCAGTTCGCGCGCAGCGCCTTCATGCAGTACGCCCAGGGCCAATGA
- a CDS encoding efflux RND transporter permease subunit translates to MAEPQASTHMGISGRLAAAFQNNPLTPILAIAGLLLGLIAVLITPREEEPQIDVTMANVFVPFPGAPAEDVENLVSYPLQQVLSEIEGVKHVYSVSRPGMAVITVEFTVGVPRAAAILRLYNQVYSNADWAPPNLGVGQPLVRPMGIDDVPVMSLTVWTDDPARGGVEVAEVAHTLETELKRVPGTRDVYTIGAPERAVVVELDAQRLASYGLDMNDLAGALQASNVVMQAGERVEGGRQIPLTAGTYLADAQQVAELVIGLREGRPLYLSDVAEIRRGADLPASYVWHAKPERGQLSAMHPAVTIAIAKKPGANASDITTAITRRIGELRGSLIPEGVQVDITRDYGKTANDKAIQLIQKLVFATMAVVLLVLFALGWREAVVVGTAVIITLALTLFASWAMGFTINRVSLFALIFSIGILVDDAIVVVENIHRHMARGGRSLLEAIPPAVDEVGSPTILATFTVIAALLPMAFVSGLMGPYMRPIPINASVGMLLSLAVALIVTPWLSLKLLSRHLGAAGDGDGHAAHGSGIAARLHGLFERLLRPFLHRERGARRRLWLFAGIVGAVVLSASLAVVQLVVLKMLPFDNKSEFQVVVDLPEGSTVERTSALLQELALTLAQVPEVADMQGYAGTSAPVNFNGLVRQYYLREGANVGDLQVNLVDKSERSRKSHDIARAVRPALQQIAQRYGAALKVVEVPPGPPVLSPLVAEIYGPDAGGARAIALQVAEVFRGTEGLVDIDTTVEAEASREVLVVDRERAARLGISQAQIAQALTAAVSGVDATFLRDGASKYPVPVRLRLPAGEQARMEALLALRIRSADGRLLPLSEVVRVERTDWEAAIYHKDLLPVVYVMADEAGALDSPLYGMFSVVSRLNDGGDLPWPIEQRFFSAPESTAGFSLKWDGEWQITFETFRDMGIAYAAGMLLIYLLVVAQFRSYVVPLVIMAPIPLTVIGVMPGHALLGAQFTATSMIGMIALAGIIVRNSILLVDFINHEIAHGRPLDEAVIEACAVRAQPIALTALAAMAGAFFILDDPIFNGLAIALIFGILVSTVLTLVVIPLLYYSWLKFLARKEAA, encoded by the coding sequence ATGGCTGAGCCGCAGGCCTCAACGCACATGGGCATCTCCGGCCGCCTGGCCGCGGCCTTCCAGAACAATCCGCTGACGCCGATCCTGGCGATCGCCGGCCTGTTGCTCGGCCTGATCGCGGTGCTGATCACGCCGCGCGAGGAAGAGCCGCAGATCGACGTCACCATGGCCAATGTGTTCGTGCCCTTTCCGGGCGCGCCGGCCGAGGACGTCGAGAACCTGGTCAGCTATCCGTTGCAGCAGGTGCTGTCGGAGATCGAGGGCGTCAAGCATGTCTACTCGGTCAGCCGGCCCGGCATGGCGGTCATCACGGTCGAATTCACCGTCGGTGTGCCGCGGGCGGCTGCCATCCTGCGACTGTACAACCAGGTCTACTCGAACGCCGACTGGGCGCCGCCGAACCTCGGCGTCGGCCAGCCGCTGGTGCGGCCGATGGGCATCGACGACGTGCCGGTGATGAGCCTGACGGTGTGGACCGACGACCCCGCCCGCGGCGGCGTCGAAGTCGCCGAGGTCGCGCACACGCTGGAGACGGAACTAAAGCGCGTTCCCGGCACCCGCGATGTCTACACGATTGGCGCGCCCGAGCGCGCGGTGGTGGTCGAGCTCGACGCCCAGCGTCTTGCCAGCTATGGCCTCGACATGAACGATCTGGCCGGCGCCCTGCAGGCCAGCAACGTGGTCATGCAGGCCGGCGAACGCGTCGAGGGCGGCCGGCAGATTCCGCTCACCGCGGGCACCTACCTGGCTGACGCCCAGCAGGTCGCCGAGCTGGTCATCGGCCTGCGCGAGGGCCGGCCGCTGTACCTGTCGGACGTCGCTGAGATCCGCCGTGGCGCAGACCTGCCCGCGAGCTATGTCTGGCACGCCAAGCCCGAGCGGGGCCAGCTCTCGGCGATGCACCCGGCCGTCACCATCGCGATCGCCAAGAAGCCTGGCGCCAATGCCTCCGACATCACCACTGCGATCACCCGCCGCATCGGCGAGCTGCGCGGCAGCCTGATTCCCGAAGGCGTGCAGGTCGACATCACTCGCGACTACGGCAAGACCGCCAACGACAAGGCCATCCAGCTGATCCAGAAGCTGGTCTTCGCGACGATGGCGGTGGTGCTGCTGGTGCTGTTCGCGCTCGGCTGGCGCGAGGCGGTGGTGGTCGGCACGGCGGTGATCATCACCCTCGCTCTGACCCTCTTCGCCAGCTGGGCGATGGGCTTCACCATCAACCGGGTGTCATTGTTCGCGCTGATCTTCTCGATCGGCATCCTGGTTGACGACGCGATCGTGGTGGTCGAGAACATCCATCGCCACATGGCGCGTGGCGGCAGATCATTGCTGGAAGCGATTCCGCCGGCGGTGGACGAGGTGGGCAGCCCGACGATTCTTGCGACCTTCACGGTGATCGCGGCGCTGCTGCCGATGGCTTTCGTCAGCGGGCTGATGGGCCCGTATATGCGGCCGATCCCGATCAATGCTTCGGTGGGCATGCTGCTGTCGCTGGCCGTGGCGCTGATCGTCACGCCTTGGTTGTCGCTCAAACTGCTGTCGCGGCACCTCGGTGCAGCCGGTGATGGCGACGGGCATGCGGCCCACGGCAGCGGCATCGCGGCGCGCCTGCACGGTCTGTTCGAGCGGCTGCTGCGGCCCTTCCTGCATCGCGAGCGCGGCGCGCGCCGACGCCTGTGGTTGTTCGCCGGCATCGTCGGCGCGGTGGTGCTGTCCGCGAGCCTCGCCGTCGTGCAGCTGGTGGTGCTGAAGATGCTGCCCTTCGACAACAAGTCGGAATTCCAGGTGGTGGTCGATCTGCCCGAGGGCAGCACGGTGGAGCGCACCAGTGCACTGCTGCAGGAGCTGGCGCTGACGCTGGCCCAGGTGCCCGAAGTGGCCGACATGCAGGGCTATGCCGGCACGTCCGCGCCGGTGAACTTCAATGGCCTCGTGCGCCAGTACTACCTGCGCGAGGGCGCCAACGTCGGCGATCTGCAGGTCAACCTGGTCGACAAATCCGAGCGCAGCCGCAAGAGCCACGACATCGCCCGCGCCGTTCGGCCGGCCCTGCAGCAGATCGCCCAGCGCTATGGCGCGGCGCTCAAGGTCGTCGAGGTGCCGCCGGGTCCACCGGTGCTGTCGCCCCTGGTCGCCGAGATCTACGGCCCCGATGCAGGGGGTGCGCGCGCCATCGCGCTGCAGGTGGCCGAGGTCTTCCGCGGCACCGAAGGCCTGGTCGATATCGACACCACGGTCGAGGCCGAGGCCTCGCGTGAGGTGCTGGTGGTCGACCGCGAGCGTGCAGCAAGGCTGGGCATCAGCCAGGCGCAGATCGCGCAGGCCTTGACTGCCGCCGTCAGCGGTGTCGATGCGACCTTCCTGCGCGACGGTGCGTCGAAGTATCCGGTGCCGGTGCGCCTGCGCCTGCCGGCCGGCGAGCAGGCGCGGATGGAGGCGTTGCTGGCCCTGCGCATTCGCAGTGCCGACGGACGTCTGCTGCCGCTGTCGGAGGTCGTGCGGGTCGAGCGCACCGACTGGGAAGCGGCGATTTACCACAAGGATCTGCTGCCGGTGGTCTACGTGATGGCCGACGAAGCCGGCGCGCTCGACAGCCCGCTGTACGGCATGTTCTCGGTGGTTTCGCGCTTGAACGACGGCGGCGATCTGCCCTGGCCGATCGAGCAGCGCTTTTTCTCTGCGCCCGAGAGCACAGCCGGCTTCAGCCTGAAGTGGGACGGGGAATGGCAGATCACCTTCGAGACCTTCCGCGATATGGGCATCGCCTATGCCGCCGGCATGCTGCTGATCTACCTGCTGGTGGTCGCGCAGTTCCGCAGCTACGTGGTGCCGCTGGTGATCATGGCGCCGATTCCGCTGACCGTGATTGGTGTGATGCCGGGCCATGCCCTGCTGGGCGCGCAGTTCACCGCCACCAGCATGATCGGCATGATTGCGCTGGCCGGCATCATCGTGCGCAATTCCATCCTGCTGGTGGATTTCATCAACCACGAGATCGCCCACGGTCGGCCGTTGGACGAGGCCGTAATCGAAGCCTGCGCGGTGCGCGCCCAGCCGATTGCACTCACCGCGCTGGCGGCGATGGCGGGTGCGTTCTTCATCCTCGATGATCCGATCTTCAACGGGCTTGCCATTGCGCTGATCTTCGGCATCCTCGTCTCCACCGTGCTCACCCTGGTGGTGATCCCGCTGCTGTACTACAGCTGGTTGAAGTTTCTGGCCCGCAAGGAGGCCGCATGA
- a CDS encoding efflux RND transporter periplasmic adaptor subunit, whose protein sequence is MEFAMRTTPPLFGLSLAVGLLLSACGSEAPLAPRIAAAPDIELIAVIPDTAVRERVWDGVVEAVHSATLSAQTGGRVLELPFDVNDYVKAGDVVVRFTDVEQQSAQRQARAALAAAQAAASEAEAEFKRISEIYGRRLVSRAQLDQATARRDATRAQLESAQAAVKAASETLDYTVVRAPYSGIVTQRFVEVGETVSPGQPLIAGLSLDRLRLQVRVPQSDVEAIRANGRAVLLLDDGRRVEAEKVTVFPYADPATHSFSVRVDLPEADTGLSPGMAAKVAFVVGEDERLLLPASSLVKRSEVTAAYVLGESGLALRQLRLGHRMGDRIEVLSGLSAGERVAADPVAAGLWLEQQRRERGDG, encoded by the coding sequence ATGGAATTCGCCATGCGCACCACACCGCCCTTGTTTGGCCTTTCGTTGGCTGTAGGCCTGCTGCTCTCGGCCTGCGGCAGCGAGGCGCCGCTCGCGCCGCGCATTGCTGCGGCGCCCGATATCGAACTGATCGCGGTGATACCCGACACGGCGGTGCGCGAGCGGGTCTGGGATGGCGTGGTCGAGGCCGTGCACTCGGCCACGCTCTCCGCCCAGACCGGCGGACGCGTGCTGGAGCTGCCCTTCGACGTCAACGACTACGTCAAGGCCGGCGATGTGGTGGTGCGCTTCACCGACGTCGAGCAACAGTCGGCGCAGCGTCAGGCGCGGGCGGCGCTTGCGGCCGCGCAGGCCGCGGCCAGCGAGGCCGAGGCCGAGTTCAAGCGGATCTCCGAGATCTACGGGCGTCGCCTGGTCTCGCGCGCGCAGCTTGATCAGGCGACTGCGCGCCGTGACGCCACGCGCGCCCAGCTCGAGTCGGCCCAGGCGGCGGTGAAGGCGGCCAGCGAGACCCTGGATTACACGGTCGTACGCGCGCCCTATTCGGGCATCGTCACCCAGCGCTTCGTCGAGGTGGGCGAAACGGTCAGCCCCGGCCAGCCGCTGATCGCAGGCCTGTCGCTGGACCGCCTGCGCCTGCAGGTGCGGGTCCCGCAGTCCGATGTCGAGGCGATTCGCGCCAACGGTCGCGCCGTGCTGCTGCTGGACGACGGCCGCCGCGTCGAGGCCGAGAAGGTCACCGTGTTTCCGTACGCGGATCCCGCCACGCACAGCTTCAGCGTGCGCGTCGATCTTCCCGAGGCCGACACCGGCCTTTCGCCCGGCATGGCGGCCAAGGTCGCCTTTGTGGTTGGCGAAGACGAGCGCCTGCTGCTGCCGGCCTCCAGCCTGGTCAAGCGCAGCGAGGTGACCGCGGCCTATGTGCTCGGCGAGAGCGGGCTCGCTCTGCGCCAGCTGCGCCTCGGCCACCGCATGGGTGATCGCATCGAAGTGCTGTCCGGCCTGAGTGCAGGCGAGCGCGTGGCTGCCGATCCGGTCGCCGCCGGCCTGTGGCTGGAGCAGCAGCGCCGGGAGCGCGGCGATGGCTGA
- a CDS encoding DUF2892 domain-containing protein yields MNIDRAMFVFAGSLILISVLLTHFVSPWWLLLTTFVGLNLLQSAFTGFCPAAIVMGKLGLRPGCAFGQSTR; encoded by the coding sequence ATGAACATCGACCGCGCCATGTTCGTCTTCGCCGGCAGCCTGATCCTGATCAGCGTGCTGCTGACCCACTTCGTTTCGCCGTGGTGGCTGCTGCTCACCACCTTCGTTGGCCTGAACCTGCTGCAGTCGGCTTTTACCGGCTTCTGCCCCGCTGCCATCGTCATGGGCAAGCTGGGGCTGAGGCCCGGCTGTGCATTCGGCCAGAGCACCCGCTGA